The Rosa chinensis cultivar Old Blush chromosome 7, RchiOBHm-V2, whole genome shotgun sequence DNA segment TCACGAATTCACAACAGAACGgtgagaatgaaaaaaaaaaaaaaaaacccaagtgTTATCGTATACTTGATGCTTACCAATTCACTTTCCATCTAAATGCAGTTCAATATGTTGCAATTGCATCTTATGATAACATGATAAAAATGTAACCCTCATTTCATGTCAATCGGAGAAGAGAGAAACTACCTGATCACTTTCATCCAAAAATGTTGTCAGCTCATCCAATAACAAAACTTTGCATGCTTCAGCTAAAGCACCGGCAATGGCAACCCTTTGCTTCTGGCCACCACTAAGAGTCTGAACTGACCTCTTGACAAATGTGACAAAAGGAAAACCTGTAAAATTTCTTGCTAAAATTGTTGTGTATGTTGAGTAATTTTGGAGTCATAGTTGTCCTTAATTTACCTGCAGGTACTTTGACATGCTAACAGCATTTGCAGCTTTTGACACTCTAGATTTGACTTCATCACGTGTCAAGTTGAACTTACCAAGACCAAATGCCACATCTGCTTCAACTGTAGGCATTACTACCTGTTACATGAAAGATGGTGACAATATAAACTCGAATAAGTAGTTCCTTCAGTAGCTTTATTGTAGTGACACAAACAGGAAAATTCGTTTTTGGTATTCAATTTCACATTTAATATAAAAAAGGATTTATAAATCTGTTATATTCCATACaagttcctttttcttttagatAAAAAAAGAGAACTCTTATTGCTATAAAGAATTGGAATACATCATACTGAACACTATCTGGGCCTTCATGAAAGCAGACAAAAACTAATTACATCTAAACAGCTCGCCCATGCATGAACCTATAACAGCCTCCCAATCTCAGAAACTTTTTAAAAAGATATATCCCAAGACTACAGAAACTGATGCCTAAGGGGAAGACCACAACCAAACCTTGTCTCATGATCCCTATACCCCTATCCACTAAACCTTCCACTACCttctttttctctccatccaGACCATCCAAAGTACAGTAAAAACCATGCCCACAATACATTGGCCTGCTCCCTTCTACCAGATATGCTTTATGCTTcttaaaaagaaacaaagaactcCCAGCCTTTGAAACGAAAAGGACGAAAAAAATTTCAAAGGTGTGGGAAAAAGTTaagtaatttattatttatttttggcttAATATCCAGTCCCAAACCTTTGAAATTCCAAAGACGCCTTTCTTTCCAACTTTCAATCATTCAATGTCCAGATGACTGCTAAAAACCCATAAGTTTTATGCCTTCTCCTCTAGGATTGTCCCAAGTGAATTTACTATACCATGAACCAAGCAGGAACCTACTCATAGATCTGAACAAAGTGCTGAGAAGAAAATAATCGTTACTCAAAAAATTTTCTAGAGGAATTCTGGCATAAACACGCATAtccaaaatatagggaaatgcAGAGAGCGCCTCTACCTCCTGCTCGTTTAAGTTCCTTCAAAATCCAACATCCTAATAATGAGGTAGAGAGAAGCACTCACAAACCTAGAGATATCATATATTTGCATCGTCTTCTTTAGATAGCAAATAAAAGCTAGGAAACAGGAGTCCCAAAAACCTCTATCAGAAACATTTTACGGAAGCTAATATCTGACTGGGTTAACATATATGGATATACCTATTGGGTGTTATCTTTTATACTGCATGTCAACAATCTAGTTACGACGGCACAACTTGATAGATGTCAATAAGGTATATTCCCTCCAGACTTCTAGAAGTAGACAGCTGGAGGCATGACAAACAGCATCTGATACACAAAACCATGTACAGGGAGCACAGTCCACACATGTCAAGGCAGCAGGGTAAATGAGCCCTATACACAAAAGCTTCAACAGGTCAGTGGGGACTAGAACCTCAAGTTGCTTCCTGTAAAAAGGGGGACGCCCCCATCATTTCAGGTCATTATCTGTTTCTTGTGACAAACTCAGCTAAAATCATTCTCTAAGCTTTCTGACTTGAGCGTCACAGGTTCTTTGGGCAGTAGTGCGGTAACCACTAGTAGCCCTTTAGCAGCCGTTGTTTTGGTTGACAGGTATATCAAGCCAAGATGATAGAAGACAACAAGATTATAACTATTCAACGGGCCAAGAACATTCGAGTGCACACTCCATATTCTGTTCCCTTTTGTCCAGAAATGAACAGAAGCAAGTTTCATTATATGCTGCAAACTTGCATTACAAATCTGTTGTATTAAATGATACAGGCACCGAACGCAAACATTGGCTGCTATAATCACCATGTTTATATATCCACATAAATATAGTAAATATAAGAATAACTCTCTAACAGAAAACTCAAGTCCTATCCAGCAGTCCATCCTTAAACCCCACAACTCCACAACATATTTTTTAACATCACGAAGGTAAAGACTAAAACTGAAAGCATGGAAACAAAAGGTTATAAAAATAAACCTGATGGTCTgggttttgaaaaacaaaactcCTAGGCCTCTTCACATACACAGTTCCATTGGTTGGATTCAAAAGACCAGCCAAAATCTGCAAAAGTTCATAAAAAATGCAGATCAAAACTATAAGTTTTGcttattctttttcatttttctgattatttatttatttatttatattacaCCTAATTCCTCATGCCACACCTAAGTTTTAGCATACAAGTCATAAAaggtcttttttattttctttactcTTCTGTCGTTTTCTTTTTGGTTCATCATGATAAGAATGCCAATCAATAAAACCATGACAAAATCAACTATTGGATAACACTAACCCTTCAAGCAAGAAACAGCTTTTACATACCTTTAGGAGGGTAGATTTCCCACAACCATTGGGGCCAAGAAGCATCCAGAATTGCCCTGACGGAATGCGAAGCGAGCAATCTTTAAGAATGGGTATGGTTTTACCTTGCTTTGTTGCAACTGAGAAGCTCAAGTTGCAACCTTCTATGGAAATTTCCTCTGTAACATTAGTCCTGAACATACAGAACGAGATGTACCCATATCAAATAGAATTAACTGCAATAAGAAAACAATTATTGGAGATAAGTGTGTAAAGAAATTACAGGTTGAAAAGATATCTGATGGTGCGAACCTGGTGAGAGGAATAGAGTGCACAGGGGGGACAAAAGGCTTTGAGGCATGTATGAGTTTTGATGGATAGATCATCTTATGGCATTCTAGTTGCCACATATGAGTATGGCTGAGTCTGAACTCAAGCCCAGTTTGGTATTGCTGCACTGTAATAATAAACTATCAATATTGTTGTATGAAAAATCATCAGTGCGGTAAAGGTGCAGAGCATATGGTAATCTTTGTTTTGAGAACTGTTGTGCTTATAAGAAATAGTCTCTAAGTGTTTGGTAGGTGATGGCTTGTGACCTCAAATAAAGTACCCTCACTTACATTTGTACAACTCTTTTATACTTTCCAAAATATGTACATTGTACAGATTAAtgtctctcttttttttgtcaACATCAATTTTAATACATATGTCTGGCAAATACATGAAAGCCATAatattataattttctttttcaaagaaCATGTTTACACCCTTTGCAGTAACTCATTTGACAACAAAAGGATGCAGTCACCCGATGTAAAATGTTTACACATTAGCTACCACACCATAAAGTTGCAAATTATTACAGAATCAAAATGTAGATATAGGGATTTGATATGGATAATGGAGGTAAAATGTCAGCCGTAAAATGTGTATCCAAACCTTGCAAAATAAGAATGCACAACTAGCAAAGAGTAGCGTGACAGAATATGCTTATCAATAGAATTTGGGTAAAAAGCATAAGTTTCCAAGTTTGACTCAATATACTTTGCACTGATATGTGTGTATACTTTTGGAGCAACATAATTGTTTTCCATTTTCAATATGTAAACGAGGGTCTGTTTggtttaaaagaagaaagccccttttgtttttgggttactGGGAGAGGatccaaaatcattcaactaTTCGAGATGCTGTTTTTATCGTTATGAAAAGAGCAAAAATCTGATATGAGATCACATTCATTCTCTTGTCTACTCGTTTGAAGTAGTAAACTCTGTCGAATTTgttatacatacatatattacATTGAAATGAAAccgaaataattcagaaaaaaaaaaaagtttgaagtATGTTGTTAGATTGGTTAAACCCATGAGCAGCTAAGTCAGGAAATGTTTCAAAGAAACAGAAATCAAATTTAGAATAATCAcatcaataaaaaataaaaaacgaagaaagaaaacagagagagaaagaagaaatgaaTATGAAGGCGTAGCAATCAAAGGAAAAACCTGGAAATAAGAAACATAAGAAGAGAGAGTAAACGTACCCGAGACGTATCTATGAAGCGAGAGACAAAGGCGCAGAAGCAGTAGCACTAGCACTGGAGGAGGAAGGAGAAACGAgcagagatggagagagagagagagaggacactgaagaaagacaaaaaggTCGGTAGGACTAGGAGTAGGAGGGATATAGATGGAAATTTGTAAGAACAATAAGGATACTTTAGGTATCTCGCCAACCTTCAGTGAAACTAGAGCCGATTACCGTATTTACTCTCGTCTCCGAGTCTTAACTGTTTTAAGATCTTGAAGCGCACCGGATCTCTCCTTCTCTTGATGAACCAATCCCCTTCTTCTCCAGAAACGCAGTGATTGCGCCTCTACAA contains these protein-coding regions:
- the LOC112180713 gene encoding ABC transporter I family member 10, giving the protein MWQLECHKMIYPSKLIHASKPFVPPVHSIPLTRTNVTEEISIEGCNLSFSVATKQGKTIPILKDCSLRIPSGQFWMLLGPNGCGKSTLLKILAGLLNPTNGTVYVKRPRSFVFQNPDHQVVMPTVEADVAFGLGKFNLTRDEVKSRVSKAANAVSMSKYLQRSVQTLSGGQKQRVAIAGALAEACKVLLLDELTTFLDESDQVGVIKAVRNSLDSSGEVTALWVTHRLEELEYADGAVYMENGRVVMHGDAASIMDFIKTRQSAYIKEINS